GATATTAAACAAGGACATGCATAAGCATTATCGGGAAATTTTGAAGAAGGTTGCCCAGTTGGTTGAGGAAGAGCAGCTGCGTCCGCTTGTGGATCCAAACATTTTTACGTTTGATGAGGTTTCAAAAGCCCATGAGTACATGGAGTCAGGCAAGGCGATAGGAAAAATAGTTTTGAAAAATAATTGGTAATATCATAAAACAATTGAAATGCCTCAACAACTTTATGTTCATTTAAAAAGAGACGGCACGGAGAGAATTTCTTTAAAATCCTCACTGTACCGTCTGCTTTTTATTTTTAATTATTTTCGGTTCTTCATTCCAAATTAAAATACTATATCCCTCAAAAAAAATTCATTTTCTGCCCCGGTGCATAAAAATAACAGTCGTTGATCAAATGAAACCTTTTACAGACTTTTTTTCTATCTGTATACCATTGCCCCTTCAACTGGTTGATTATTACGAAACTTTATCAGTTACTTGTCCAGCTATATCAATAATTACGCTGGATTCTTGTTTAGTTTTAGCGACTATTAGCCCAATCAAAAAGCCCACTAATCCTGTGCTAATCCATCCAACTCCATACTCGAATAATGGAATGAATCCAAATGTATGGTTAATTGCATTTGTTAAGATATGCGCTTCTTTTAAAGCATCAAGCAGAGCAACCAATCCGACTCCCGCTACAGTGCTCACATATACGGACCGATAACCTTTAAATAGATTATTGGCAAATATTAAAGCAATCAAAGCAATGGCCAATGGATAAAGCAGCAGCAATATTGGAGAAGCAAGTGTTAATACAGTATTCAATCCAAAGTTTGTAATAATTGTTCCTATGATAGAAAAAACTATAATCCATTTTTTATAGCTAATAGACGGAACAATTCGTTCAAAGTATTCAGAAACGGCTGCCAGACATGCAACATTTGTTGTAATTCCTGTGAGGAAAATAATTGTTCCTATAATATAAATGCCATAATTCCCAAACAGAGCAATAGCACTCGCAGCTAAAACTTCTCCCCCGTTTTCTTTTAACCCAATTGCATCTACACTGGAAGCACCCATCCAAGCCATTGAAACCTGTAAAGCAACTAACCCAATAATTGTTATGATCCCTGCTTTGATAAATAGCTTGGAAACTTCTTTTTCAGATTTTATTCCTAACGAACCAATTGACTTAATGAAAATGCCGCCAAATATAAAAGCAGCTAGTACATCCATTGTATAGTAGCCTTGCGTAAACCCTTTTAAGAAAACGCCATCTATGTATTCCTCTCCAGGAGCCCCTATTTTGCCCATCGGTGTTATAAATGATTTTATAATCAATACTGCCAGCAATATTGAAAAGATGGGGGTAATAATTTTACCCAGGTTATCTACCAATTTCTTTGTGTCCCAGGAGAGCAGGACCGTCAATAGAATAAATAACACTGAAAATACAAGCAGATACAGCCTTTCATT
This sequence is a window from Brevibacillus sp. JNUCC-41. Protein-coding genes within it:
- the brnQ gene encoding branched-chain amino acid transport system II carrier protein — its product is MDKKVSFSQVLSIGLMLFAMFLGAGNVIFAPMLGQQAGTNTWLAMGGFLITGVGLVLLAIIALTRGGGTVEKLAGRVHPRFATFFSMLLFLTLGPIYVIPRTTSVVYEIGLNPLIQSVANERLYLLVFSVLFILLTVLLSWDTKKLVDNLGKIITPIFSILLAVLIIKSFITPMGKIGAPGEEYIDGVFLKGFTQGYYTMDVLAAFIFGGIFIKSIGSLGIKSEKEVSKLFIKAGIITIIGLVALQVSMAWMGASSVDAIGLKENGGEVLAASAIALFGNYGIYIIGTIIFLTGITTNVACLAAVSEYFERIVPSISYKKWIIVFSIIGTIITNFGLNTVLTLASPILLLLYPLAIALIALIFANNLFKGYRSVYVSTVAGVGLVALLDALKEAHILTNAINHTFGFIPLFEYGVGWISTGLVGFLIGLIVAKTKQESSVIIDIAGQVTDKVS